Proteins from a genomic interval of Candidatus Palauibacter polyketidifaciens:
- a CDS encoding ABC transporter substrate-binding protein translates to MSGSRKGTEPSDGPPVPDHDPAREAPPPSGLLTRRSAIRAGLAGLLGAPFATSLGASTRPLAPGLRWSGKQGAQPDDEILLGVSAAFSGPSRGLGTELYRGAMSCFGQVNEQGGVNGRRIVPKLYDDGYQPDPCVENTLKLMLEDEVFLLFGYVGTPTVTRVLPLLKKFQDQQMYIFFPFTGAQPQREPPYGEFAFNLRASYGQETAGLVDNFVRIGRRRIAVFYQADAYGRSGWAGVRAALARHGETITGEATYRRGTQFTSVMRPQVEILQEAAPDAVICVGAYAACAAFARDAMDLGLHVPIANLSFVGSENLLALLMDASSDEPAYYTPWLVNSQVVPSYEDTSIPAVPEYRDLMTRYNPQVPEELVVEPYDPFPYSFTSLEGYLDAKLLTEILGRIDGTPERGKLNDAVFSVRNYDLGIGERVSFGPDRRQGLQSVYYTVVEDGRFVTLSDWEAKFGLGATTSDGAP, encoded by the coding sequence TTGTCCGGAAGTCGAAAAGGGACGGAGCCTTCCGACGGACCGCCGGTCCCGGACCACGATCCGGCCCGGGAGGCGCCGCCGCCGAGCGGACTCCTGACGCGCCGCTCCGCAATCCGCGCCGGGCTCGCGGGTCTGCTCGGCGCGCCCTTCGCCACATCGCTCGGCGCCTCCACCCGACCGCTCGCTCCGGGACTGCGCTGGAGCGGCAAGCAGGGCGCACAGCCCGACGACGAGATCCTCCTCGGGGTGTCCGCGGCCTTCTCCGGACCATCCCGGGGACTGGGCACCGAACTGTATCGCGGGGCGATGTCCTGTTTCGGGCAGGTCAACGAGCAGGGCGGCGTCAACGGCCGGCGGATCGTCCCCAAGCTCTACGACGACGGCTACCAGCCCGATCCGTGCGTGGAGAACACGCTCAAGCTGATGCTGGAGGACGAGGTCTTCCTGCTGTTCGGCTACGTCGGCACGCCGACCGTTACCCGCGTCCTGCCGCTTCTGAAGAAGTTCCAGGACCAGCAGATGTACATCTTCTTCCCCTTCACGGGCGCCCAGCCGCAACGTGAGCCGCCGTACGGGGAGTTCGCCTTCAACCTGCGCGCCTCCTACGGCCAGGAGACGGCGGGGCTCGTCGACAACTTCGTCCGCATCGGACGCCGCCGAATCGCGGTCTTCTACCAGGCCGACGCCTACGGCCGCAGCGGCTGGGCCGGCGTGAGGGCGGCGCTGGCCCGGCACGGAGAGACGATCACCGGCGAGGCGACGTACCGGCGGGGCACCCAGTTCACGAGCGTGATGCGGCCGCAGGTCGAGATTCTGCAGGAGGCCGCCCCGGACGCCGTGATCTGCGTCGGCGCCTACGCCGCATGCGCCGCCTTCGCCCGCGACGCGATGGATCTGGGCCTGCACGTGCCCATTGCCAACCTCTCCTTCGTGGGAAGCGAGAACCTGCTGGCCCTCCTCATGGACGCGAGCAGTGATGAGCCGGCGTACTACACGCCGTGGCTCGTGAACTCGCAGGTCGTGCCCAGCTACGAGGACACATCGATTCCGGCCGTGCCCGAGTACCGCGACCTGATGACGCGCTACAACCCGCAGGTGCCCGAGGAACTCGTGGTGGAACCCTACGACCCGTTCCCGTACAGCTTCACGAGCCTCGAAGGATACCTGGACGCGAAACTGCTCACGGAAATCCTCGGTCGGATCGACGGCACCCCTGAGCGCGGCAAGCTGAACGACGCCGTGTTCTCCGTGCGCAACTACGATCTGGGGATCGGCGAACGGGTATCGTTCGGGCCCGACCGGCGTCAGGGACTCCAGAGCGTCTACTACACCGTCGTGGAGGACGGCCGTTTCGTGACCCTCAGCGACTGGGAAGCCAAGTTCGGCCTGGGCGCGACCACGAGCGACGGGGCCCCGTGA
- a CDS encoding OFA family MFS transporter has protein sequence MSAEGWKAPRVAIAFFCTVLQVCFGTVYAWSFFQTMLVRQAGWTFTQGSLAFCIAIFSLGTAAAWAGQLLPKVGPRRLALIGSTLFAGGYIIASFALRIDSILLFYAGYGLIGGIGIGLGYVTPVTTAAKWFPDRKGLVTGIVVMGFGIGALILSKGLAPLLVLQTEGDLPQIFLWLGIVFACILIPSSFVIDDPPAAQVAPWKQPAKVGQYLKSSQFVIIWIVFFFNIAAGISVISFQSELLQEVWGLADPSVEPAVLAEYGATLIAASSVCNGLGRILWAWLSDRIGRVGVFRILLASQMVVFGILMTESNPWIFSALVCYVLLCFGGGFATMPSFILEVYGPGNMSKVYGAILTAWAAAGICGPLYVGYLKDSYPDRAVMYCFLIGILMLGAGYLFSYLLDDDRVSLGRPTVRKTLERYGIPVPDQP, from the coding sequence GTGTCCGCCGAGGGGTGGAAGGCGCCCCGCGTAGCGATCGCCTTCTTCTGCACGGTGCTGCAGGTCTGCTTCGGTACCGTCTACGCCTGGAGCTTCTTCCAGACGATGCTCGTCCGGCAGGCGGGCTGGACGTTCACGCAGGGGTCGCTCGCCTTCTGCATCGCGATCTTCTCGCTGGGGACGGCCGCGGCCTGGGCCGGCCAGTTGCTGCCCAAGGTGGGTCCCCGGCGACTCGCCCTCATCGGAAGCACGCTGTTCGCGGGCGGCTACATCATCGCGAGCTTCGCGCTCAGAATCGACTCGATCCTCCTCTTCTACGCCGGATACGGGCTCATCGGGGGCATCGGCATCGGACTCGGGTACGTGACCCCGGTAACCACGGCCGCGAAGTGGTTCCCGGACCGGAAGGGGCTCGTCACGGGCATCGTCGTCATGGGCTTCGGCATCGGCGCGCTCATCCTCAGCAAGGGTCTCGCACCGCTGCTGGTGCTGCAGACGGAGGGGGATCTCCCGCAGATCTTCCTGTGGCTGGGGATCGTCTTCGCCTGCATCCTGATCCCCAGCAGTTTCGTTATCGACGACCCGCCGGCCGCCCAGGTCGCGCCGTGGAAACAGCCGGCGAAGGTGGGCCAGTACCTGAAGTCCAGCCAGTTCGTCATCATCTGGATCGTTTTCTTCTTCAACATCGCTGCGGGCATCTCGGTCATCAGCTTCCAGTCCGAACTCCTGCAGGAGGTCTGGGGGCTGGCCGATCCCTCGGTCGAACCCGCGGTGCTGGCGGAATACGGGGCGACGCTCATCGCGGCGAGTTCCGTGTGCAACGGACTCGGGCGCATCCTGTGGGCCTGGCTCTCCGACCGTATCGGGCGCGTCGGCGTGTTCCGGATCCTGCTCGCGAGCCAGATGGTCGTGTTCGGCATCCTCATGACCGAGTCCAATCCGTGGATCTTCTCCGCGCTCGTGTGCTACGTGCTGCTCTGCTTCGGCGGAGGGTTCGCGACCATGCCCTCGTTCATCCTCGAGGTGTACGGCCCCGGGAACATGTCGAAAGTGTACGGCGCGATCCTCACCGCCTGGGCCGCGGCGGGCATCTGCGGCCCGCTGTACGTCGGATACCTCAAGGACTCCTATCCGGACCGAGCGGTGATGTACTGCTTCCTCATCGGGATCCTCATGCTCGGCGCGGGCTACCTGTTCTCGTACCTGCTCGACGACGACCGCGTGAGCCTGGGCCGCCCGACCGTAAGAAAGACGCTGGAGCGCTACGGAATCCCCGTCCCCGACCAGCCCTGA
- a CDS encoding DUF1295 domain-containing protein — translation MTAPGGIALHSALVWTLFALAPLTFIGLLRLKVPYGRHYSGRRWGPGLPDRVGWIVMELPAPIFFAWVYFAGPSAGGAVPLVFLGIWQCHYLNRTFIYPLRTRTRGKRMPAVVAVSGFAFNIVNAYINARWVSEIGRYDPQWLGDPRFLAGLSVFAAGFALNLHSDNTLLKLRKPGETGYSIPRGGGFRYVSCPNYLGEVMEWAGWALATWSLAGLAFFLFTAANLVPRALSHHRWYRERFEDYPPGRKAIIPGWI, via the coding sequence ATGACCGCACCGGGTGGCATTGCGCTCCACAGTGCGCTGGTATGGACCCTCTTTGCCCTCGCTCCTCTCACGTTCATCGGGCTGCTTCGCCTGAAGGTTCCCTACGGCCGCCACTATTCCGGGCGGCGCTGGGGGCCGGGCCTCCCGGATCGCGTTGGGTGGATTGTGATGGAACTGCCCGCGCCGATCTTCTTTGCGTGGGTCTATTTCGCGGGACCGTCGGCCGGCGGCGCGGTGCCGCTCGTCTTTCTCGGCATCTGGCAGTGCCACTATCTGAATCGGACATTCATCTACCCCCTCCGCACCCGGACCAGGGGGAAGCGCATGCCGGCGGTCGTGGCCGTCTCCGGTTTCGCCTTCAATATCGTCAACGCGTATATAAACGCACGCTGGGTCTCAGAGATCGGACGGTACGATCCGCAGTGGCTGGGAGACCCGCGGTTCCTGGCCGGCCTGTCCGTCTTCGCGGCCGGCTTCGCCCTGAACCTGCACTCCGACAACACCCTGCTGAAGCTGCGGAAGCCCGGAGAGACCGGCTATTCGATCCCCCGCGGCGGGGGGTTCCGCTACGTCTCGTGTCCCAACTACCTGGGAGAAGTAATGGAATGGGCCGGCTGGGCGCTCGCGACGTGGTCGCTGGCCGGACTCGCCTTCTTCCTGTTCACCGCGGCGAACCTCGTCCCGAGGGCGCTCAGCCACCACCGCTGGTACCGGGAACGGTTCGAGGACTATCCGCCGGGGCGGAAGGCGATCATTCCGGGATGGATCTGA
- the acnA gene encoding aconitate hydratase AcnA, with protein sequence MSNLPQLDSFGARASLDAHGGPVAIRDLRAVASATASDLSRLPFSIKIVLENLVRHEDGQSVTAEDIAAIAGWDAQATPGRELSFRPARVLLQDFTGVPAVVDLAAMRDAMAELGGDPASINPLMPCELVIDHSVQVDSFGSARSFLINAEREFERNHERYAFLRWGQTAFDNFKVVPPGTGIVHQVNLEYLARVVFDDATGGERAAYPDTVVGTDSHTTMVNGLGVLGWGVGGIEAEAAMLGQALSMLVPRVLGFRLRGRLPDGATATDLVLRVTEVLRSAGVVGKFVEFYGPGLAGLSLADRATLGNMSPEFGSTCAIFPIDAETLAYLRFTGRSGEQVALVEAYARAQSLFHDADTPPAEYSDHVELDLSTVEPAIAGPKLPQQRVPLSESKPRFLEALDGLKGPGAGGGGLTQMTGWSGDTGDGGVAVAEAPAGVAVRLTNEQGESHEFSLHDGSVVIAAITSCTNTSNPSVMVGAGLLARKAVESGLRQRPWVKTSLAPGSMVVTEYLNEAGLMPYFEQLGFHVVGYGCTTCIGNTGPLPAEISGAIRENDLVACSVLSGNRNFEGRISPDSRANYLASPPLVVAYALAGRMDIDLYSEPLGTNDRGEEIFLRDIWPSQDEINEAVRTAVKTEMFRAKYAEVYAGDERWNALEIPVGDRFAWDEASTYVRQPTFFAGMSKEAAAPADIEGARCLALLGDAVTTDHISPAGGIAPTSPAADYLRAHGVALRDFNSYGARRGNHEVMMRGTFANIRLRNLMVPGVEGGFTRHVPSGEQMTIFDAATRYREEGTPTIVIGGALYGSGSSRDWAAKGPFLQGVQAVIAVSYERIHRSNLIGMGILPLQFREGETAETLGLTGNETFRIEGIADGLRPKDPIPVIAVSDDGSEVRFEAIARLDTEVEVNYYRNGGILQTVLRQQLEA encoded by the coding sequence ATGTCCAACCTTCCGCAGCTCGATTCGTTCGGCGCCCGCGCTTCACTGGACGCTCACGGCGGCCCCGTCGCGATCCGCGATCTGCGAGCCGTCGCCTCCGCCACCGCGAGCGACCTGTCGCGTCTTCCGTTCTCGATCAAGATCGTGCTGGAGAACCTGGTCCGGCACGAGGACGGACAGTCGGTGACGGCGGAGGACATCGCCGCCATCGCGGGTTGGGATGCGCAGGCCACGCCGGGGCGGGAACTCTCCTTCCGGCCCGCGCGCGTGCTCCTCCAGGACTTCACCGGCGTGCCCGCCGTCGTGGATCTGGCCGCGATGCGCGACGCAATGGCGGAACTGGGCGGCGACCCCGCCTCGATCAACCCGCTGATGCCGTGCGAACTCGTCATCGACCACTCCGTGCAGGTGGACTCGTTCGGCTCCGCGCGGTCGTTCCTCATCAACGCGGAGCGGGAATTCGAGCGGAACCACGAGCGCTACGCCTTCCTCCGCTGGGGCCAGACGGCGTTCGACAACTTCAAGGTCGTCCCGCCCGGGACGGGGATCGTGCACCAGGTGAACCTCGAGTACCTGGCCCGGGTCGTGTTCGACGACGCGACGGGAGGCGAGCGCGCGGCCTATCCCGACACCGTCGTCGGCACGGACAGCCATACGACGATGGTGAACGGCCTCGGCGTCCTCGGATGGGGCGTGGGCGGCATCGAGGCGGAGGCGGCGATGCTGGGGCAGGCGCTCTCCATGCTCGTCCCGCGCGTGCTCGGTTTCCGGCTCCGCGGCCGGCTCCCGGACGGCGCCACCGCGACGGACCTCGTCCTGCGGGTGACAGAGGTTCTCCGCAGCGCCGGCGTCGTCGGCAAATTCGTCGAGTTCTACGGACCGGGCCTCGCCGGCCTGTCGCTCGCGGACCGGGCGACGCTCGGCAACATGTCCCCCGAGTTCGGCTCCACCTGCGCGATCTTCCCCATCGACGCGGAGACGCTCGCGTACCTTCGCTTCACGGGCCGCTCCGGCGAGCAGGTGGCGCTCGTTGAGGCCTACGCGCGGGCCCAGAGCCTCTTCCACGATGCGGACACGCCGCCGGCGGAATACAGCGACCACGTGGAGCTGGACCTCTCCACGGTGGAACCGGCGATCGCGGGCCCGAAGCTGCCGCAGCAGCGCGTGCCGCTGTCGGAGAGCAAGCCGCGCTTCCTGGAGGCGCTCGACGGGCTGAAGGGGCCGGGCGCCGGGGGCGGCGGCCTCACGCAGATGACGGGCTGGTCCGGCGATACGGGGGACGGCGGCGTGGCGGTGGCCGAAGCGCCGGCCGGCGTCGCCGTGCGCCTGACGAACGAACAGGGCGAGTCGCACGAGTTCTCCCTTCACGACGGTTCGGTGGTCATCGCCGCGATCACGAGTTGCACGAACACGTCGAATCCGTCCGTCATGGTCGGAGCGGGCCTCCTGGCCCGGAAGGCCGTCGAGTCGGGACTCAGGCAGCGTCCGTGGGTGAAGACGAGTCTCGCTCCCGGCTCGATGGTCGTGACGGAATACCTCAATGAAGCCGGCCTCATGCCGTACTTCGAGCAGCTCGGCTTCCACGTCGTCGGCTACGGCTGCACGACCTGCATCGGGAACACCGGACCGCTCCCGGCCGAGATCTCGGGCGCGATCCGGGAGAACGATCTCGTCGCCTGCTCCGTCCTCTCCGGGAACCGGAACTTCGAGGGCCGCATCAGTCCCGATTCGCGAGCCAACTACCTCGCCTCGCCCCCCCTCGTCGTCGCGTACGCGCTCGCGGGCCGGATGGACATCGACCTGTACAGCGAGCCGCTGGGGACGAACGACCGGGGCGAGGAGATCTTCCTGCGCGACATCTGGCCGAGCCAGGACGAGATCAACGAAGCCGTCCGCACCGCCGTGAAGACGGAGATGTTCCGGGCCAAGTACGCGGAGGTGTACGCCGGCGACGAGCGCTGGAACGCGCTGGAGATCCCCGTGGGCGACCGCTTCGCGTGGGATGAGGCCTCGACCTACGTGCGCCAGCCGACCTTCTTCGCCGGGATGTCGAAGGAGGCCGCCGCCCCTGCGGACATCGAGGGAGCCCGCTGTCTCGCCCTCCTCGGCGACGCGGTGACCACGGACCACATCTCGCCCGCCGGGGGGATCGCGCCGACGTCGCCGGCCGCGGACTACCTGAGGGCGCACGGCGTCGCGCTCCGCGACTTCAACTCATACGGGGCCCGCCGCGGAAACCACGAAGTGATGATGCGGGGGACGTTCGCGAACATCCGGCTGCGGAACCTGATGGTGCCGGGGGTGGAGGGCGGCTTCACGCGCCACGTTCCGAGCGGCGAGCAGATGACGATCTTCGATGCGGCGACGCGCTACCGGGAGGAGGGGACGCCCACCATCGTCATCGGCGGCGCGCTCTACGGATCCGGGTCGAGCCGCGATTGGGCGGCCAAGGGCCCCTTCCTGCAGGGCGTGCAGGCCGTCATCGCCGTGAGCTACGAGCGCATCCACCGTTCGAACCTCATCGGGATGGGGATCCTGCCCCTTCAGTTCCGGGAAGGGGAGACGGCCGAGACGCTGGGACTCACCGGCAACGAGACCTTCCGCATCGAGGGGATCGCGGACGGGCTGCGGCCGAAGGACCCGATCCCGGTGATCGCGGTCTCCGACGACGGATCGGAGGTGCGCTTCGAGGCCATCGCGCGGCTGGATACGGAGGTCGAGGTGAACTACTACCGCAACGGCGGCATCCTCCAGACCGTCCTGCGCCAGCAACTGGAGGCTTGA
- a CDS encoding M23 family metallopeptidase produces the protein MSRGSAACVAALTTALSLCASCDSPPTPLPPPGIAWAPVEPVQGHLFVVGVDAPSGSGVISAAGEVGGEALHFRRVGPVLESLAAVPITTVDTLDGWVRADYADGRSRTDSLRIPVRAGEYEHERLTVAPRFGSPPNEEDRARLASDREKAARASREAHAMPRMWSTVRIPRESRVTSGFGTGREFNGQITSRHMGLDLAGARGAIVTAAAEGVVVIVDGFLLGGNVVYLNHGGGLLTGYFHLSEQLVSVGDTVTAGTPIGRIGSTGRVTGPHLHWVVRYGGTSVDPRSLLALPGIRSIPE, from the coding sequence GTGAGCAGGGGATCGGCGGCCTGCGTCGCCGCCCTGACGACGGCGTTGTCGCTCTGCGCCTCCTGTGACTCGCCCCCGACTCCCCTGCCCCCTCCGGGCATCGCGTGGGCGCCGGTCGAACCCGTGCAGGGTCACCTCTTTGTCGTCGGCGTAGACGCTCCCTCCGGGTCGGGCGTGATCTCCGCCGCAGGCGAGGTGGGCGGCGAGGCGCTGCACTTCCGGCGCGTCGGACCGGTGCTCGAGAGTCTGGCGGCAGTCCCGATTACGACGGTGGACACGCTCGACGGGTGGGTGCGGGCGGACTATGCGGACGGCCGCTCCCGGACCGACTCGCTCCGCATCCCCGTGCGGGCGGGCGAATACGAGCATGAGCGGCTCACGGTGGCGCCGCGCTTCGGGTCGCCGCCGAACGAGGAGGACCGGGCGCGGCTGGCGAGCGATCGGGAGAAGGCCGCCCGGGCCTCGCGCGAAGCGCACGCCATGCCGCGCATGTGGAGCACGGTGCGGATCCCGCGCGAATCCCGCGTGACGAGCGGCTTCGGCACGGGCCGTGAGTTCAACGGACAGATCACGAGCCGCCACATGGGACTCGACCTGGCCGGTGCCCGCGGCGCGATCGTGACGGCGGCCGCTGAGGGCGTCGTGGTGATCGTCGACGGCTTTCTGCTCGGAGGGAACGTCGTCTACCTAAATCACGGCGGCGGCCTGCTCACCGGCTATTTCCACCTGAGCGAGCAACTGGTGTCCGTCGGCGACACGGTGACGGCCGGGACGCCCATCGGGAGGATCGGGTCCACCGGCCGCGTGACCGGCCCCCACCTGCACTGGGTCGTGCGCTACGGGGGCACGAGCGTGGATCCGCGCAGTCTGCTCGCGCTCCCGGGGATCAGATCCATCCCGGAATGA